cagtggttgagattgtgcctgccaatgcaggggacacgggtttgagccctggtctgggaagatcccacatgccacggagcaactgggcccgtgagccacaactactgagcctgcgcgtctggagcctgtgctccgcgacaagagaggccgcgatagtgagaggcccacgcaccgcgatgaagagtggcccccgcttgccgcaactagagaaagccctcacacagaaacgaagacccaacacagccaaaaattaattaattaattaattaatttttttaaaaaagaagatatctGCAGTAAAGGAAAATAGGAATGAAGTATTAATTGTTGAATGGAAAACAACTCTTGTCTCTGGGATCCTCTGTAGAGGAAGAAATGCGGGAGCTGGTGGGAACCTTGGAGATGACCGGTCCAGCCCCCTGGCTGAGGAACCTGCATATCCGAGGAGGCCCTGACCAAGGCAGCTGGAAGTCACAGGTAAAACCAGGACAGCAGCCCCTCCCACTCCACCACCCTGCCCTCTCAACCACCCCCTCTGATATTTGAGTTGGAAAAGAAGTAGGCTGTAAAATCAAGGATCTACAATTTGAAACGagtcataaaaacaaaagaaggctCACCTTTCCTGTACTCGAAGCTCTCCAataataaagtatataattcaagtCCTTGCCAAAAACATCGCGGAGGCTTAGGAATGTGCCGCTCACTCTGACTAAGGTACGTGCATCTTGTATGGTCACATTCAGTTTTGTCCCAACTTGTTCAAAACTCCGAATTGTTGGCTGTCCAAGGTTTGCTAAAACACAGAAAATGGGCTTTGTTGGAACCAAAGAATTCTAGACAAAGTAGAATCCCATTAATCACGGTTAATAACAACTTAGTCATCCCTCCTGAAACAGTTCATAGAACCAACTCCCGAGCCCCAGAGCTGAACCCCGAGACGTCCTACAGCAGTGCCATCCAGCGGCAATGTAATGGGAGCCACAGGTGTCACCTTAAATTTCCTTGGAGTCACGTTAGAAAACGTAAAAAGGAACaggtgaagttaattttaataatgtatttcttTTAACCCCATATGGCTagaatattatcatttttttaaaaaatttatttatttatttttatttttggctgtgttgggtcttcgtttctgtgtgagggctttctctagttgcggcaagcgggggccactcttcatcgcggtgtgcgggcctctcactatcgcggcctctcttgttgtggagcacaggctcctgatgcgcaggctcagtagttgtggctcacaggcctagttgctccgcggcatgtgggatcttcccagaccagggctcgaacccgtgtctcctgcattggcaggcagattctcaaccactgcaccaccagggaagccctagaatattatcattttaacatttaatcaatataaaaactTTTGGAGATCTTTCTCAAAATCCAGcgtgtattttacacttagggCATTAGCCATAtctcaagtgctcaacagccacatgtggttaaCCAAACAGCTGCATAAGATTCCATATCTTAGATACAATAAATTAGAGGCTGTGCGAAAGCCCAAGAAATGTCCTTGGTACCTCAAGGAACCAGTTTTAACCACCAGGTCTCTTTGATGGCTCAGTTATCTCATGTGCTTTGGTTGAAGGACAGTAAAACAAATCCCAATAATTTAACAGGAATTATAAtgcaagtatgtgtgtgtgtgagcacacgcAAAAACATAAACTATTTTCCCTCTTGCACCGAGAAAGGATTTGAAGTGGCTGACAAAAAACTCAAGAACTATAAAAAGGAATCATGAGGATGCTGCCAGTGGAGGGAGAATAAATGTCAATGACCCTGCAGTTACTGCAGGCGGCTGTGGGTAGGGTTGCTACTCTAGCTGAGTGCCGGGAGAGGCACACAGGTAGAAGCACTAGGGGAGTTTGAAGAGGGGCTCTGGCACACAGGGGCTCAGGGCAGGCAGCCAGATTCACCTGGGGTGAGGCTGGCCCTATTTCCACCCTCAAAGTAGGTGCTAAGGGGAAAGGCGgctgccttctctccctccctgctttGAGAAACTCCCCTCTGGGTGTCAGAAGGGTAAACATAAAAGCACCAATAACACAACACTTCCATTCCAAGTCTTCTTGCTAGAGCAGCTGATTTCACTCTTCTCAGTGTGCTAcatgtgtttatttaaaatacctAGTTCAGAACCATAGCCGTGTCAAAAAATTTACGTCTCCTACTTGGCAGGAATCCTCTGCTCTCCCTTAGTAGACGCTCAAGTCAGTTTACTGGGCCAAAGTCTGGGGAGAAAAGCATTCTGCGTTTTCAAGACCAGCATGAAGGAAGCAGGATGGGAGCTGGCCCGGCAAGTGCCAGCACATCACAGGACTCAAATCATGGTCAAGCGATTAAAAAGGTCAGCAAGCCCAATTATGAGATTGGAGGGAAATGGAACTCTCCCCATGGATTTGTGACCATCTGTGAAAAACCCTAAACTGGGACTTCTGGTCTGATGGGACTTATGAAAATTCAGAAGTGAGATATATAAAATCTCCTAAATATATATGGGGAAATACTGgaatatatatgagaaaatacTGGAACCCCAGGCTTGGTGAATTTCCTACTCCCTGCCCCTCATCCAGCCAGTTACTGGTAGGGTCTGGGGACAGACTGGTGGAGAAACCTACTTGATGACATTGTTATCAACTCCAAAGTTCACGTTCCGTGAACCTCCTGCCACATCCGGAATGAGCGAAGAGGACTGTGGCACTTACCAGTTTCTGAGAAAGAAGATGTGTTtatggataaatatttttttatgtcaTGGCTCCTAAGGGTCACAAGCTCACAAGAATATTCAGAAGTTTTTGAAAACAAGAATGAACGGTTACTACAAACCGAGCTACTTACTCTCTAGGTAAGGTGTGAACTCCGGGGAGTTGGTAAACGGAGGCTCCCCAGTAGAAATGATGGCATCCAACGGGTAGGAAAAGACCCGCACCAAGTATGTCTCTTTCACGTTTTTCACGATCTCATCGGTGACGTCACACTCTGTGTCTGTTGTGTAGAAGCATTTGTTTTTCCAATTTCCTAATCTAGGGCTGAAGGAAGAGAAATGGAACATTATGATTTGCATCCAACAAGACAAACTGTTTTCTGGCTGGGGTGCTGTGTTCCAGTAGCCGCTTCCACAAGCAATCCCGAGGAGGCGTTTGGTACACTGAGCACTTTAGATGAGTttgaatcctcacagcaacctgcAGGTGGCTCTGTAATTGTTCTTACAGATAAGGCAATGGAGGCAAAGGGAGACTGGGTGACCAgctccaagtcacacagctggatTTTGAGCCAGACAGCAATTTGACTACTGGATCTGTGCTCTGAACCGTTTTGTTAAATATCTTTCTTAAAATGTAGATGATCTGTCATGACTATGTGGGAGAAAGGGCAATTTTCCATCAAGACCCAATTATTTATTACAGTCTACTTATTATATTATATTCTGTTTACCACATTCTATATTCTATGTAATATATTCTATCCTATTACATTCTATTGTGACCATTCTTGGTGTGGTTATTTAACAGCTATTGAAACTACTATAAACCAGGCACTGTACTGGACCCTCAACCATGTTACTTCATTTGGTATAATCCTTCCAAGAAGGTATTGGATCTTTCTCACATATGAGGACCCTGAAGCACAGAGCTGCTAGGTAACTTGTACACGGTCTCACAGCTTATGCAGTGAGAGCTGAGCTGGGTCTGTTCCTCTCATTATACTACATGCCTCCCTCACTTTCACAAGATGTGCTGTCAAAAACTACAGAGCAACAATACAGGTGGTTATCTGTCAAAGTCTGAGACTAAGAGACAGATCTGACGAAAGACAGAGCTTTCTTTTGTAAGATGTCATTGAAGAGGAAATGATTTAAAGAACTGCCAAAAATGAAAGTATCCTGAAATGATATGAAGGgcttctaaaaatgaaattattctaCAGAACCAAAACAATTCCTAGACAAGTGTCACTGCAGCTGGATCCACACACATCTGTCCCACATAAGTTGACAGCTACCCTGCTCTTCCCCATCATCAACCACCAGCGTTCCCTACCCTTCATTCAAGGCCACATTCCAATCCCACCTTCTGCAGGAATCTCCAGATCTCCTTGCTCAGAACTGATgtctcccttccccatcccccagcaCTGACATCTCATTAAAGCACTTAACATGAGGGTGGTACCAGGGCTCCACACCCTTGTGCTCCCCCATCACGCAGTGGGGCTTTAGGGCTTGCACATGGCCAGGCCTTGCTGGGTATTAGATGATTTACATTTCCAGGTTGAACCGGGGGAAAACAAGCTGCCATATGGATTCAGTTGTCTAAATCTAGGCATGAGAAccataaataagtatttttttaaaagtctgaactAAGTAATCGGGCTAAGAGGGTGTGAGTAAACACATCCTGGGTCCTTAAATTCATAAACAAAGATTGATACAGAAATATCAGTTTACATACTCTTAGATTTCTCTAATTTTCTGTGATAAAAGTAGAGATGCAGTCTTAATTCCAGAATGACcagaatgcatttttttaaaattacatcatttctattttaaaaagtgaacggGAACCTGATGATTCTTCTCCACTGCTACGGCAAACAAGTGGTTCAGATAACAGAGCAACACTGCTGGGTGCTATGGCTGCATTCCGTCCGAGAGCATTTGCTTCCTCCCAGCTCACGGTAGCAACCACAGTCCTCTGACAAAATTTAGCACAAGCAACTAAATCACCCAAAGTAATAAAGCCATAAACTGCTGTGAACAGGTTAGGAAGGGGCAATTCTGCAGTTCAGTTCCTCTGAATGTTATTATCAGCATGAACAATATAAACGCCTCCGAGTTTCCTCCGGGTATTGCAAAATCTCCTGATTTGGAAATAATAAAAGTTCCGCCTGAACTTCTAAAAAATCCCAACAGAATCCAGACTCACCAATTAAGGAGCAAGTTGTTTTCTACAAGCTTGGGAAGTTCCGTTTTAGAATTCAGAACGTTTCATGGAATCAATACTACAAGGGATGGGTCAGTGCTAAGGCTTGAGCCAGTAACACTTTGCAACCACCGGTGAACActgtttccaaaggggaaaaaggcAGTTGGCGCTCCAAGGAGGGGCTTCAGACGCAGCAGCGGCGCCCTGTGTTTGAGGACAGGCTGGTGGTGAGGTGGGTGGGTCAGAAGGAGCTGCAGGTCACGATGCTTTCTCTAGGGAAGGAAACCGGGAGGGAGGAAGGCGCACTGAGGAGACCAGTGGGAAtgactttctttcctcctcccggCTTTGATGCCCCACATCAGACCCGGGGAGACCCATTGAGGAGGTGGTGGTGCGCGACGCTGGGTAGACCGTGGTACCCGACCCTGCTGGGCGAGCCCCATCAGCGCAGTCATGAATAAGTCCCTCACCTTCCCAGggccagtttcctcttctataaaatgattGCTACGGTCCCTTCACCCAGGAATCCCATTTACCCGTGGGCTGGTCGCCGAAGAGTGCGAGTCTCCGGCAGGGGCGAGGGACTGCTCACACGTCCTCCAGCACAGGTGTGGAGACGGCCGGTGCGGCGGGAACCACCCCCAGCCCGGGTCCGCGGGCGCCCCCAAGAGGCAGCTCTGCACTAGGATGTTTGCACAGGGGACTGCGTCCACTTAAATAACAACAGCCTTGCAAAGTCCAAGAACTTTGAGTTGACAAAGGCTTATGTTTAAAAAGCTGGTAAATCAGAAATATGTTTCCTCGTGTTCACCAAACTTCACCAAACTTAATATATTTCGGAGGTAAGCATTCCTCCTAAAATCTTATTTTCACTACCCAGAAGGAAAGCGTCTACTCAGGTAAACTTCAGCTCTGTATCAGTGGAGTTACTAACTCTCAACCAGTAGAATCTGATTTGACAAGTTTGACCATAATCGTAATTATTACCTCGAGTTATGAAATTCCTTTAAATCTATGTATCTATACaagcatgcatgcacacacaaattCTCTTCCGTGTTGCCTTGGCAATGGTTGTCATGAAGTtgattttggaaaaaaacaaaaacaaaaaaacacctaaaaGCCCCACTCCATACTTAGGAGCTGCATTCCAAATGCTACAAAAGGCTTGACACAAGCTAAACAAAATAGCAAAGCACCTTTAATTTTAGCCAGCAATACTTTTGTGCCTTTTACAAGCAGTGTTAATTTCCACAGCTGCTCTCCTCTACTTAATAAGAGCTCTACCAAGCCTCCTAGAACATTTCAGAAACCAAAAACTTGCTAAGAATATGGTGACAACCATCAAAAAGAGGACATTAAGATTGAATATGCTGAATTAGGGGCTCTTGGGGACAGCTGCCAATCAGGGATGGGGACAGATGAGCAGAGCAGCCCTGACAGCTCAGGGTGAAGACAGAGGAGTATTCTGTTCCTGCTCAGTGAGTCATAATTTGATCCCCTCCAAGATCAGGTATGCAACCGAATTTTGAATCATGAATCCAAAGATTATTGAATCAAACACTGTTTAAGGGCAATGTATACATCTGAACTCCTCCCCATCTCTTCTCTAACATGTTAAATCCCACTAGCAGTCTAGACAGCACGGAAAAAGAGCTGTGTACTTAGATGAAATGAATTATCAGCGATCAGTGCCACCGTGGCTTGCTCAAGAAGGTTCTCCTATCCACAGCTTATACTCCACTTACAAATTTCCCCATCATCtcctaaaacaattaaaatgttctATCAGTTTAAGGTCTGGAAATGTTGCAGGCTTGATAGAGTATGGCTCTGGCCAGCAAATTACGATGAATGCCCTCTTCTTTGTTATCTGTTAAATAATCTCATCCATCAATCAGCTTTAAAGACATTTATATTCAGCACAGGAAAGTGGAAACAgcaaaaatcttatttttcttttttggtacctAGCTTACCTTATCTGAACAGTGTAGACATGATTGATGGGTTTGGGTTCCCACTCCAAAATGGTCTTGAAATTAGTTGATTTCCAAGTTAAATTATATGCTACTACTACATCTGTAGTGCCTTTAAACAACAGAGAAACAGCTATTAATGTTTACATGAACTTCTCAGCACACGATTTCATGCTGATGGTATAAAACATCTTCCCACTCCCCAACATCATCATAAACCTCACATTAATATATTTCCAACCACAAAAGCTTTAACTGAATTATCATAAGAAAAAATCTGCAATTTTTTCCTAAACCCAGAATTTCCTCATGGCAAGATTGATCGGGTAATCTGAGGAAACACACAAGGATCTTGAAATCCTTGTTTGAAATTATTCATGGGGGAAGCCCTGTGGTAATGATCTGGAAGCACAGCCCAGGAGCCATCAGTGGCCCAGGGTGTCCACGGCCCAACTTAGGAAGGGCAGGACTGCAGGTTCAACTTAGCAGGGAAAGCCGGCTAGGAAGGGTTTTCCGTAAATTACGTTAAAGGGCAAAGCCCTCATGTGTAAGAAGAGTTAGGACTGCATCCAATAAAAAACCCGAACCTtgacttttttcatttgtatctaAAATGTGTCTATACTGAAACTTCCACAGACATCCACGCAGCCGTTAAGCCTGTTACACCGTCGGATGTATTCGGTTAGGATGCCTTGGTGTTAAGGTCTGCTCGGCCAGTTCTCGGCAGATCAGCCTCTGCCCTGTCCGCACACAGAACAGGCTTACAGGGCATGCACAATGTGGTGCCTGCTCCAGGCCAAGCGACATTTTGCAAGGACTGCCTCTAACGCAATCTAAAACACAGACGATCAAGATAAGACCGAGAGCCGCTGTTTATTATGGAAAGTGCATATATAATGAAGGATAACATTCAAACATTGCACGCCGACCCGTGCAGGTGAGGAGCCACGTCCCACCACCTTCAAGGTGTCGGCTCCCTGGGAAGCTCTTTCCCTAAACTTACAGCGAGAGCCCCAAGCGCACGTAGGCAACGCTGGACGCCACGAGCAAGCATCTCTAGCAGAAGGCGCGGCGGGTCCCGGGCGGGTGGCACCTCAGGGCGGCAGGGCGAGCCTGCTGCCAGCCAGGACCGTCCTCCCTCCTCCCGATGGCGGGCCCCAGggctcggggtggggggagggtgccaCTCACCTGTGGCTCCGGCCACCCGGACCAGAACCCAGCCGAATAGGAGCGCCCGAGCGACGGCGGCCTCGGAGCAGGGCACCCGGGGCCCGGTGGGGGTCGCCATGTTCACGAGCTGACGGCGAGGTCGGGGGGATTCCTTGCGCCCCGGAGGCTGGGGAGGCCGGGAGGCTGCGGAGGTTGGACTGGAGGCGCCCGGGGCTGCGGGATGGAGCAGGAGCGGCGCGAGGAACCCCGAGTCTGTGGGAGCCTGTGCCCGGCGCGCTTTAAAGAGCCCCACGCACGCCCGCGCCTCCGCAGGCCCtgcgcccgcccccgcccctcctcccgactccccgcccccagccaggcTCCAGCCGCCTCCCTGGGCTGCTCCCGGCGAGTCCACTCCCCGGCCCCGCCTCCTCCCGGTAGGAAACTCCGAAACCCTGCAGGGGCTGATTCACCCGTGATTCAATCGGCCGCCAAGCGCGAGTGTCCTTCGGCCACTGGCGGCTCCAGGTGCTGAGGGGAACCAGGGTCCCAGCCACCCAGACCCCCTGACTCCCCAGCTCTGGCCCCCAGGCCACCGACCCCGATGTCCCGCCAGAGTGGGCGGCAGGTCTGTTGGGAAGGAAAAGGTGGCGGTTGGAAGGAGTTCGAGGTGGAGGAGAGGGATCCCTCCCTTCCATTTGGCGATGCAGTGTCCCGCCGGCGGGAGCGCAGTACTTACCGAGTTTAATAGAAAGTACTGGCTCCGGGCTCCTCTCCGGCCCCAGCGGGCATTTCCCGGGCGCTTTGCCCGCGTCGGACTGAGCCTTGAAATCTGCAGCCAAGTAACAGCGTGACGGGGAGCAGAGCCCTCTCCCAGCTGTGATTTCGTCTTTCGCCCCGAAGGCAATGATACCTGGCCCGCCTACCTCCCCGGGCCCTTAGCCTGGGTGCGTCCTATGAGATGGTGCCAACGCAGGTGTTTCTACGGGTCCGAAGGTCAGTCAGCCCAGGCACAACCCAGCCCCACTCGGGTTAGTGACCGAGGAAGAACTGCCCCAAATCTGGCACTTTGCCTCTGGGAGAATTCCAAGGTGACATCTGCCGCCCTTGAAGATGACGTTGAAGAAGACGTTTGCGGGACTGAGTTCTGCTCAAGTATAAAGaaaccaaaaatgaaatttaaaaatatagtcagACTTAAGCTTtggtttttctgaattttctggcTTCCTCTTCTGGGCTTTGCTGTAAAGTTGTCAGGCAGGAGAATGTTAACTCTTACTCTACTGAGCGGCTCTGTAGGCGGTCTTGTCAAAGTATTGCCATCATTCTTTACTGTACTCTGTAGTTGCCTCTGAGACAGACTGGAGAGTTTTTAGGAGAGTGTagtctgttttctctctccttctctcccagtTTTTTTCTAGGGAAATTTGCCTTGCATTTTAGTGCACACTCTACACACATTTCCATATAGCCTGCTGAGCCATAGCAttacacttattttaaaagaaatgaaactttgcaaaattaaattttccccctttccttgaACTGAAATAGCACATCCAGGTTTAGCTCTTGTAGTCCTTCCTTCCTGGAGGCTGAAAGCTGCACTTGCTGGTTTCCTCTTTGAGCTCTCCTCcaactctaaaataaaatttatatttgcaaaACTAAGCCATGCAATCCTCCTTTTTGCAGTCTCTGGCCTGAGCCATTTTTCCTAACAGATCTCTAGTCCCACATGGGTTGTGATTCTTTGTGCTCTGGAGCTGAAGGTAGCTGGGAGAAAATGTTACACTTCAATCAAGTGCCTTACAAGACCCAAGGAATTGTTGCTTTGTCTGCAGAGTAATTGATTGTATTTGGAGCCACTGACTGTCCTGAAATCATAAAGGGCTTTAAACAATCAGCATTGTTTAAATTGTCAAGATCAGCAGTTtgataagaaaaatatgtttaacatTATATTGTGATACCAAAGGTGCCATAAATGTTGACAAAgtagaagaatatttattttgcatattcaCTAAAGTTatcaggcaggaaagagaggaATTTGTTGGGTGTTAGCATAGGTTTTTGAGTGAATATAGAATGACATTCTTTAAgatttgaaaaatgcaaatagccaggacatggaagcaacctgagtgtccatcaacagatgaatggataaagaagatgtggcacatatatacaatggaatattactcagccataaaaagaaacgaaatggaggtatttgcagtgaggtggatggacctagagactgtcatacagagtgaagtaagtcagaaagagaaaaacaaatactgtatgctaacacatatatatggaatctaaaaaaaaaataaaaaatggttctgaagaacctaggggcaggacaggaataaagacgcagactagagaatggacttgaggacacggggagggggaagggtaagctgggacgaagtgagagagtggcatggacatttatacactaccaaatgtaaagtagatagctagtgggaagcagccgcatagcacagggagatcagctcggtgctttgtgaccacctagaggtgtgggatagggacggtgggagggagatgcaagagggaggagaaatggggataaatgtatatgtatagctgattcactttgtcatacagcagaaactaacacaccattgtaaagcaattatattccaataaagatgttaaaaataaataaataaataataaatttaaaaagttaaatgtagaCAAATCTAAAAAACATGTACAATATAGGAGTTAGGAATacctttttaattaaaactgCAAACCCCAAAGCTATGTAAGAATGTGAAGGCATAtttgaatatatgaaaattaaagttTTTGTGTATACAGAAAACTCCACAAAGTCAATTAtcaaaggtaaaaaaaataaaataaaagatttgaaaaatgctaaaaaaaaattaccactttcaagaagaggaagaaaacggGCTATGGTAAGTAACATTTCATAGTAAAGTTTTTTTCCTGGTTGATCAGACTGTGGCCAAATGATTTCTAGTGCTGCTCTGCACAGTTAAAATTTCACTATTGATAATTTTTTGCACAAAAACAGATTGAttattaaaacagtttttttaaCCCCCTTCAATAAAGTGGAGCTCAGCAGTTACCAAAGTTTCCTCCTATATGATACACCTTGGAGATTCAGAAGTTTGAAAAGGTCCTAAACTATAATGATAATCAGGCTGGCCTGACCAATCCCCTTATGATTAGATCTTAGAATGTCACATGACTGGGGGGACCTCACAGACATGCCTTCACAGATGACGATCCTGTGCTCAGCTGGCCTGAGTGAACCCCTCTTGCCTACTCTCACAATACACATCTGGTCTTCTGACCCCAGGAGATTTCTTTGCACAACCATGCTTTCTTCTCCCAATGCATGGAATTAAGATTAGGTCGTAAACCCAAGCTCACTTTAATTAGTTTGTTCATCTGTAGGTGCCCAACAATGCTCTGCAATTggtgtagaaaatatttgcactttGGGAAACTTACTGTTCTCCCTTCAAACATGCATGCATGGAGTCATGTAGCAGGGTTGCACTGCCTTTGCATAACCAGTGATGAAACGCTGTTGGTGAAGAGTCTGAAGGTGACTGAGGCAATGTTGCAGCGCTTCCTCTGTACTTTTATAGCACTCCCCACCTGTTTCACAGACTTGACTTCATTGAATACTTTACTTGATTTCAACTGTGTGTTTGTCGTCTGTCTTTCCCACTAGAGCTCCTTCGGGGAATAAGGACTGGGTTTTCTTCTTCACATTTCTCACACAATTACAAACACCTGGTAggctttaatacattttgaatcAATAAACACTTTGAAACCATGCATGCAGCCAGATATTTTCACTGGCATTCGAGAGATGAAATTTGTCATCGAGATTCTTCTGCTAGTGGCCAGCAGTGAATGTTCCGTAAGAGCTCAACTTGGTAAGAAAATACAAATCCACCATGTGTTACTAGGTCTCACTTGACAGTGAGCCCCAGCTGTCTAAGGATTAATGATCCTTCGCTACAGCCAGAAAAGCTAATCAGGAGAAGTGGCTGAAGAGCAGAAAACAAATGTCAAGTTTGGGAAATGGTTAGCCTTTTCCTAAGAGACTCGATATTAGAGTGATTCAGAAGATGTTCAGTCATCTTATGAGCTGTTGCTAGCTTTCCTTGCTTAGAAAGGCTTAATAACTTTTCAGAATAAATGGCACAAAATGTATCTCTCCCCAGGAAAGGGATAGGTTAAGCTTTATGATAGAAGGTGAAATTGAGAGTAATTTATATGAAACTATTATATTCATATGAAATCgtaaaaagagcaataaaaccATTTACCCAAAATTCAGGTAAAAGGCAAAGTATGAAAAAAGACCAGAGGGAATAAGTGTGGGAACACAGAGTtccgggggaaaaaaaatgtgacttAGCAGAACCTAAAAAACATCTGGCAGGGTATAGTTAGTCATGGAAAAGTTGACAGTCATGATTATGcattttgtgaaaataattatatactaGTCTAACAGTTAACATTTAGACCGAAATTAAATAGTTGAGAGTCCATAAAATGAAATCTACTGTCCTGGTCATTCAAAATACTTCTACTAGCTGTCTAGAATAGTTTACAAGAAACTTTGCCAAATGTTATCCCATAGCACCAGTATTCTGAAAAGtataattttagagaaaaagcttCCAGTTCAAATCTTAGACAGGATTATTATTTTCAGCACACAACTATCTTTATAAGCTTAAGGCTTATCAGACTTCCTGCCAAA
Above is a window of Balaenoptera acutorostrata chromosome 1, mBalAcu1.1, whole genome shotgun sequence DNA encoding:
- the F3 gene encoding tissue factor translates to MATPTGPRVPCSEAAVARALLFGWVLVRVAGATGTTDVVVAYNLTWKSTNFKTILEWEPKPINHVYTVQISPRLGNWKNKCFYTTDTECDVTDEIVKNVKETYLVRVFSYPLDAIISTGEPPFTNSPEFTPYLETNLGQPTIRSFEQVGTKLNVTIQDARTLVRVSGTFLSLRDVFGKDLNYILYYWRASSTGKKKATTNTNEFLIDVDEGENYCFNVQAVIPSRRANQKSPESPIECTSQEKVLSTEMFFIIVAVMLVVIIFIIVLSVSLCKCRKARAGRSGKESLPLNVA